A portion of the Rhinopithecus roxellana isolate Shanxi Qingling chromosome 21, ASM756505v1, whole genome shotgun sequence genome contains these proteins:
- the TNFRSF11A gene encoding tumor necrosis factor receptor superfamily member 11A, whose amino-acid sequence MALRARRRHPLSALLLLCALLARLQVALQIAPPCTSERHYEHLGRCCNKCEPGKYLSSKCTTTSDSVCLPCGPDEYLDTWNEEDKCLLHKVCDTGKALVAVDAGNSTAPRRCACTAGYHWSQDCECCRRNTECAPGLGAQHPLQLNKDTVCKPCLAGYFSDAFSSTDKCRPWTNCTSLGKTVEHHGTEKSDVVCSSSLPSRKPPNEPQVYLPGLIILLLFTSVALMAAIVFGVCYRKKGKALTAYLWHWMNEACGRLSGDKESSGDSCVIPHTAAFGQQGVCEGVLLLTLEKKTFPEDTCYPDQGGVCQGTCVGSGPYAQGEDARILSLVSETEIEEDCFRQMPTEDEYMDRPSQPADRLLFLPEPGSKSTPPFSEPLEVGENDSLSQCFTGTQSTVGSESCSCTEPLCGTDWISMSSENYLQKEVDGGHCPHWAASPSPNWADVCTGCRNPPGEDCEPLVGSPKRGPLPQCAYGMGLPHEEAAGRTEARDQPENGTDGRLPSSARAGAGSGSSPGGQAPASGNVTGNSNSTFISSGQVMNFKGDIIVVYVSQTSQEGAAAAAEPVGRPVQEQTLARRDSFAGNGPRFPDPCGGPEGLREPEKASRPVQEEGGAKA is encoded by the exons gaaagtacCTGTCTTCTAAATGCACTACTACCTCTGACAGTGTATGTCTGCCCTGTGGCCCGGATGAATACTTGGATACCTGGAATGAAGAAGATAAATGCTTGCTGCATAAAGTTTGTGATACAG GCAAGGCCCTGGTGGCCGTGGACGCCGGCAACAGCACGGCCCCCCGGCGCTGCGCGTGCACGGCTGGGTACCACTGGAGCCAGGACTGCGAGTGCTGCCGCCGCAACACCGAGTGCGCACCGGGCCTGGGCGCCCAGCACCCGT tgcAGCTCAACAAGGACACGGTGTGCAAACCTTGCCTTGCAGGCTACTTCTCAGACGCCTTTTCCTCCACGGACAAATGCAGACCCTGGACCAA CTGTACCTCCCTTGGAAAGACAGTAGAACATCATGGGACAGAGAAATCCGATGTGGTTTGCAGTTCTTCTCTGCCATCTAGAAAACCACCAAATG AACCCCAGGTTTACTTGCCCGGTTTAATCATTCTGCTTCTCTTCACGTCTGTGGCCCTCATGGCTGCCATCGTCTTTGGCGTTTGCTATAGGAAAAAAGGGAAAGCACTCACAG cttatttgtgGCACTGGATGAATGAGGCTTGTGGCCGCCTAAGTGGAGATAAG GAGTCCTCAGGCGACAGTTGTGTCATTCCACACACGGCAGCCTTTGGTCAGCAGGGAGTGTGTGAAGGTGTCTTACTGCTGACTCTGGAGAAGAAGACATTTCCAGAAGATACGTGCTACCCAGATCAAGGTGGTGTCTGTCAGGGCACGTGTGTAGGAAGTGGTCCCTACGCACAAGGCGAAGATGCCAGGATACTCTCATTGGTCAGCGAGACCGAGATAGAGGAAGACTGCTTCAGACAGATGCCCACGGAAGATGAATACATGGACAGGCCCTCCCAGCCCGCAGACCGTTTACTGTTCCTCCCTGAGCCTGGAAGCAAATCCACACCTCCTTTCTCTGAACCCCTGGAGGTAGGGGAGAATGACAGTTTAAGCCAGTGCTTCACAGGGACACAGAGCACAGTGGGTTCAGAAAGCTGCAGCTGCACTGAGCCCCTGTGCGGGACTGATTGGATTTCCATGTCCTCTGAAAACTACTTACAAAAAGAGGTGGACGGTGGCCATTGCCCGCACTGGGCAGCCAGTCCCAGCCCTAACTGGGCAGATGTCTGCACAGGCTGCCGGAATCCTCCTGGGGAGGACTGTGAACCCCTCGTGGGTTCCCCGAAACGTGGACCCTTGCCCCAGTGTGCCTATGGCATGGGCCTTCCCCATGAAGAAGCAGCCGGCAGGACAGAGGCCAGAGACCAGCCCGAGAACGGGACTGATGGGAGGCTCCCAAGCTCGGCAAGGGCAGGCGCCGGGTCTGGAAGCTCCCCTGGTGGCCAGGCCCCTGCATCTG GAAATGTGACTGGAAACAGTAACTCCACGTTCATCTCCAGCGGGCAGGTGATGAACTTCAAGGGCGACATCATTGTGGTCTACGTCAGCCAGACCTCGCAGGagggcgcggcggcggcggcggagccTGTGGGCCGCCCGGTGCAGGAGCAGACCCTGGCGCGCCGCGACTCCTTCGCGGGGAACGGCCCGCGCTTCCCGGACCCGTGCGGCGGCCCCGAGGGGCTGCGGGAGCCGGAGAAGGCCTCGCGGCCGGTGCAGGAGGAGGGCGGGGCCAAGGCTTGA